Proteins encoded together in one Oxalobacteraceae sp. CFBP 8761 window:
- the mshL gene encoding pilus (MSHA type) biogenesis protein MshL, which translates to MAPRALAVALAVTVLLGGCQSAPQNATYDAITKELTKASTQQGARPAVDDAVANALLPPAATLASQLPKARPALEERFNVAFNNVPAQQFFRSIVAGTRYNMLVHPDVTGNISANLKDVTLVETLEAVRDMYGYDYKIDGARIAIRPLTMQTRMFHVNYLTAQRSGTSNLRVSSTSVADAGNGNNNNNGGGNNGSQNNGNNNGNNGNNNGNNGNNNGNNGNGQTQTNSTDVRTRSDNDFWGDLKLSIAAIVGSTEGGRSVVVSPQSGVLVIRAMPDELRNVDAYLKATQLSVDRQVILEAKILEVELNDSFQSGINWASFASFRGSHPNRVSGGLISPGANLAPLPYTGGQPPVINSGQGLAASTGFSLSNAATAAGSLFGFAFQTNNFAALITFLESQGSVHVLSSPRIAAVNNQKAVLKIGTDEFFVTGVTNNITTGDNGSIVSPSVTVQPFFSGVVLDVTPQIDANGNILLHVHPSVSQVTTVNKDVDLGSGGTLRLPLAASSTSELDSIVRGRNGQVVAIGGLMRQASTGDTDQLPGADKIPLLGNLFRNKNRTNQKRELVVLIKPTIVEGASDWSEDMMDASRRIEQLDPRSRASGWGVD; encoded by the coding sequence ATGGCGCCGCGCGCGCTGGCCGTGGCGCTTGCCGTCACCGTGCTCCTCGGCGGCTGCCAGAGCGCGCCACAGAACGCCACCTATGACGCGATCACGAAAGAGCTGACCAAAGCCAGCACCCAGCAGGGCGCCCGCCCTGCGGTGGACGATGCGGTGGCCAATGCGCTGCTGCCACCGGCAGCGACGCTCGCCAGCCAGTTGCCCAAGGCGCGCCCGGCGCTGGAAGAGCGCTTCAACGTCGCCTTCAACAACGTCCCGGCGCAGCAGTTCTTCCGCTCGATCGTGGCCGGCACCCGCTACAACATGCTGGTGCACCCGGACGTGACAGGCAATATCAGCGCCAACCTGAAGGACGTGACGCTGGTCGAAACGCTGGAAGCGGTGCGCGACATGTACGGCTACGACTACAAGATCGACGGCGCCCGCATCGCGATCCGCCCGCTGACGATGCAGACCCGGATGTTCCATGTGAACTACCTGACGGCGCAGCGCAGCGGCACGTCCAACCTGCGCGTGTCGTCCACGTCGGTAGCCGACGCCGGCAATGGCAACAACAATAACAATGGTGGCGGCAACAACGGCAGCCAGAACAACGGCAACAACAACGGCAATAACGGCAACAACAACGGTAACAACGGCAACAACAACGGTAACAACGGCAACGGCCAGACCCAGACCAACAGCACCGATGTGCGCACGCGCTCGGACAACGATTTCTGGGGCGACCTGAAGCTGTCGATTGCCGCCATCGTCGGCTCGACCGAAGGCGGTCGCAGTGTCGTCGTCAGCCCGCAATCGGGCGTGCTCGTGATCCGCGCGATGCCGGACGAATTGCGCAACGTCGACGCCTACCTGAAGGCCACCCAGCTGTCGGTCGACCGCCAGGTCATCCTGGAAGCCAAGATCCTCGAGGTCGAACTCAACGACAGCTTCCAGAGCGGCATCAACTGGGCCTCGTTCGCATCGTTCCGCGGCTCGCACCCGAACCGCGTTTCCGGTGGCCTGATCTCGCCCGGCGCCAACCTGGCGCCACTGCCGTACACGGGCGGCCAGCCGCCTGTCATCAACAGCGGCCAGGGCCTCGCGGCCAGCACCGGCTTCTCGCTGTCGAATGCTGCCACGGCGGCCGGTTCGTTGTTCGGCTTCGCCTTCCAGACGAATAACTTCGCGGCGCTGATCACGTTCCTCGAGTCGCAGGGCAGCGTGCACGTGCTGTCGAGTCCCCGCATTGCGGCGGTCAACAACCAGAAGGCCGTGCTCAAGATCGGCACCGATGAATTCTTCGTCACCGGCGTGACCAACAACATCACGACCGGCGACAACGGCAGCATCGTCAGCCCGAGCGTGACGGTGCAGCCGTTCTTCTCCGGCGTCGTGCTCGACGTGACACCGCAGATCGACGCCAACGGCAACATCCTGCTCCACGTGCACCCGTCGGTCAGCCAGGTGACCACCGTCAACAAGGATGTCGACCTGGGCTCGGGCGGCACGCTGCGCTTGCCGCTGGCGGCATCGAGCACGTCGGAACTCGACAGCATCGTGCGCGGCCGCAACGGGCAGGTGGTTGCCATCGGTGGCTTGATGCGCCAGGCATCCACCGGCGACACCGACCAGCTGCCGGGCGCGGACAAGATCCCGCTGCTCGGTAACCTGTTCCGCAACAAGAACCGGACCAACCAGAAGCGCGAGCTGGTCGTGCTGATCAAGCCGACCATCGTCGAAGGCGCCAGCGACTGGAGCGAAGACATGATGGACGCGAGCCGCCGCATCGAGCAGCTCGATCCACGCAGCCGTGCTTCCGGCTGGGGCGTTGACTGA
- a CDS encoding agglutinin biogenesis protein MshI — protein MRLFKKSKKKIGWLSFAIAGDNVFVASVAKTPGAQATVLAVQAATGVSRDTIDKLAGDAQAAGRHCTTLLTGGDYQILNVEAPSVPREEMKTAMRWRLKDVLDFPAAEATIDVLDIALDANSRAQQSVFVIAAKNSIIAPRQKLFLDAKVELAAIDIPEMAQRNVSAMLEPEGRGIAMLSFGVDGSLLTVSYRGELYLSRRFDVTLAQLLEPDHDRKHASFDKITLELQRSLDHFERQYSFISIAKLILGPSAVTGLDEYLSSNLYTPVETLNLATLFDLSRTPELADLAQQQRFFLAIGAALRDGEGA, from the coding sequence ATGCGTTTGTTTAAGAAATCCAAGAAAAAAATTGGCTGGCTGAGTTTTGCCATCGCTGGCGACAATGTGTTCGTTGCGAGCGTGGCGAAGACGCCTGGCGCCCAGGCGACTGTGCTCGCCGTCCAGGCGGCCACCGGTGTATCGCGCGATACGATCGACAAGCTGGCAGGCGACGCGCAGGCAGCGGGGCGCCATTGCACCACGCTGCTCACCGGCGGCGACTACCAGATCCTCAACGTCGAAGCGCCCAGCGTGCCGCGCGAAGAAATGAAAACGGCGATGCGCTGGCGCCTGAAAGACGTCCTCGACTTTCCCGCCGCCGAAGCGACCATCGACGTGCTCGACATTGCGCTGGACGCCAACTCGCGCGCGCAGCAATCGGTGTTCGTCATCGCGGCGAAAAACAGCATCATTGCGCCGCGCCAGAAACTGTTCCTGGATGCCAAGGTCGAACTGGCCGCCATCGATATCCCGGAAATGGCCCAGCGCAATGTGTCGGCCATGCTCGAGCCGGAAGGCCGTGGCATCGCCATGCTGTCGTTTGGCGTTGATGGCAGTCTGCTGACGGTGTCGTACCGCGGCGAGCTGTACCTGTCGCGCCGCTTCGATGTCACGCTGGCGCAATTGCTCGAACCGGACCACGACCGCAAGCATGCGAGCTTCGACAAGATCACGCTCGAGCTGCAGCGCTCGCTCGACCATTTCGAGCGCCAGTATTCGTTCATCAGCATCGCCAAGCTCATTCTTGGCCCATCGGCCGTGACGGGGCTCGACGAATACCTGTCCAGCAATCTGTACACGCCGGTAGAAACGCTGAACCTGGCCACCCTGTTCGACCTGTCACGCACGCCCGAGCTGGCCGACCTGGCCCAGCAGCAACGCTTCTTCCTGGCCATCGGCGCCGCGCTGCGGGACGGGGAGGGCGCATGA
- a CDS encoding prepilin-type N-terminal cleavage/methylation domain-containing protein, with translation MNKGFNKGAQGGFTLIELIVVIVILGILAATALPKFASLSGDARAASLQGARGALSAASSMLRGKFLITNATDIVVEGETIKMVNGYPSVATIGAAAGLSDKDYKPAINGQTVTFTPLNMPAALDNTCNVRYTEATAAVPAPVIQVISTKCE, from the coding sequence ATGAACAAAGGTTTCAACAAAGGCGCGCAAGGCGGTTTCACCCTGATCGAACTGATCGTCGTGATCGTCATCCTGGGCATTCTGGCAGCAACGGCGCTGCCGAAATTCGCCAGCCTGAGCGGCGATGCCCGTGCAGCGTCGCTGCAGGGCGCCCGCGGTGCCCTGAGCGCAGCGTCGTCGATGTTGCGTGGCAAATTCCTGATTACCAATGCCACCGACATCGTTGTCGAAGGCGAGACCATCAAGATGGTCAATGGCTACCCAAGCGTGGCCACCATTGGCGCGGCAGCGGGTCTGAGCGACAAGGACTACAAGCCGGCAATCAATGGTCAGACCGTCACGTTCACGCCGTTGAACATGCCGGCAGCCCTGGATAACACCTGCAACGTGCGCTACACCGAAGCGACCGCCGCTGTCCCGGCACCGGTCATCCAGGTGATCAGCACCAAGTGCGAATGA
- a CDS encoding type II secretion system F family protein, which translates to MPFFAYKGRDGRGVLLQGVLEGADSGAVADQLFGSGVTPLEISVTKRRATSGGAGSSSVGWRERLFEKKVTSMDVQLFSRQIYTLLKSGVPIMRGLAGLQESAISPAFARIIKDLRESLDAGRELSIAMGRHPLVFTPFYLSMVKVGEMTGRLEEVFLRLFDHLEFDRDMRERVKTALRYPTFVVIAMVLAMVVVNIFVIPKFASVFASFGAELPLMTRVLLTTSQFTIAWWPALAGVTVASIVGFKAWTRTVNGRLVWDRVKLRLPIAGKIIHKGTMARFARSFALSLRSGVPIVQALTVVSQTADNAYLSSRIDQMRDGVERGESILRTSTAANVFTPIVLQMIAVGEETGSIDDLMDEIALMYEREVDYELKTLSSQIEPILITFLGVMVLILALGIFLPIWDLGQAALHPK; encoded by the coding sequence ATGCCATTTTTCGCCTATAAAGGCCGCGACGGACGCGGCGTGTTGCTCCAGGGCGTGCTCGAAGGCGCCGACAGCGGCGCCGTCGCCGACCAGCTGTTCGGCAGCGGCGTGACGCCGCTCGAGATCAGCGTGACCAAGCGCCGCGCGACCAGTGGTGGCGCCGGGAGCAGCAGCGTGGGCTGGCGCGAGCGCCTGTTCGAGAAAAAGGTCACGTCGATGGACGTGCAACTGTTCAGCCGCCAGATCTACACGCTGCTGAAATCGGGCGTGCCGATCATGCGCGGGCTGGCCGGGCTGCAGGAGTCAGCCATCAGCCCGGCGTTCGCGCGCATCATCAAGGACCTGCGCGAGTCACTCGACGCCGGCCGTGAGCTGTCCATCGCGATGGGCCGTCACCCGCTCGTCTTTACGCCGTTCTACCTGTCGATGGTGAAGGTCGGTGAAATGACGGGGCGCCTGGAAGAAGTATTCCTGCGTCTGTTCGACCACCTCGAGTTCGATCGCGACATGCGCGAGCGCGTCAAGACGGCGCTGCGCTATCCGACCTTTGTCGTGATCGCCATGGTGCTGGCGATGGTCGTCGTGAATATTTTCGTGATCCCCAAGTTTGCCTCGGTGTTCGCGTCGTTTGGTGCCGAACTGCCCCTGATGACGCGCGTCCTGCTGACGACCTCGCAATTCACCATTGCGTGGTGGCCGGCGCTCGCCGGCGTGACTGTTGCATCCATTGTCGGCTTCAAGGCATGGACCCGCACGGTAAATGGCCGGCTGGTCTGGGACCGCGTCAAGCTGCGCCTGCCCATTGCCGGCAAGATCATCCACAAAGGGACGATGGCGCGTTTCGCGCGCAGCTTCGCGCTGTCGCTGCGCAGCGGCGTACCGATCGTGCAGGCATTGACGGTGGTGTCGCAGACGGCGGACAACGCCTACCTCAGTTCGCGCATCGACCAGATGCGCGACGGCGTTGAGCGCGGGGAGAGCATCCTGCGCACGTCAACCGCTGCGAACGTGTTTACGCCGATCGTGCTGCAGATGATCGCCGTGGGCGAGGAAACCGGTTCGATCGATGACTTGATGGACGAGATCGCCCTGATGTACGAGCGCGAAGTCGACTACGAGCTCAAGACACTCTCGAGCCAGATAGAGCCAATCCTGATCACCTTCCTGGGTGTCATGGTGCTGATACTGGCGCTGGGTATTTTCCTGCCAATCTGGGATCTGGGACAGGCGGCATTGCATCCGAAATAA
- the tadA gene encoding Flp pilus assembly complex ATPase component TadA, with protein MARPEKVRLGEVLMQQKLLSEEQLQQALADQKRTGRKLGRVFVESGFVTEDQISGALARQLDIPYINLKFYNINADLVRLLPETAARRFRALVLEDRGDAMLVGVSDPTDLFAYDEIARLIKKGVELAVVNETEVLGAIDRIYRRTGEITGLAREVEADLGDVSIDFGALAANPGLEEAPIVKLLQSVFDDAAQVRASDIHIEPQDGRLQIRFRIDGVLHLQTEADLKVATPLALRLKLMADLDISEKRLPQDGRFAVKVRNQRIDVRISTMPTQYGESVVMRLLNQGGTNLRLDAIGMPARLVERFRAIVARPNGLVLVTGPTGSGKTTTLYSALAELNSVEKKLITVEDPVEYRLSGINQVQVNDKIELSFARVLRSALRQDPDIVLVGEMRDQETAQIGLRAAMTGHLVLSTLHTNDAASTPLRLMDMGVPRYMVGGSLQAVLAQRLVRVICESCTVDYQPAANEVEWLRSELKELAATTRFFHGKGCSHCNGTGYRGRTGVYELLEMTRAVTEAVNHPDPAHFLKVAQAEMRGDTLRRHAVSLAVQGRSTISEAMRVSNQFDD; from the coding sequence ATGGCACGGCCAGAGAAAGTGCGTCTCGGCGAAGTATTGATGCAGCAAAAGCTGTTGAGTGAAGAACAACTCCAGCAAGCCCTTGCGGATCAGAAGCGCACGGGTCGCAAACTCGGGCGCGTTTTCGTCGAGAGCGGCTTTGTCACCGAGGATCAGATTTCAGGCGCACTGGCGCGCCAGCTCGACATCCCGTACATCAACCTCAAGTTCTACAACATCAATGCCGACCTGGTGCGGCTATTGCCCGAGACGGCCGCGCGTCGTTTTCGCGCACTGGTGCTGGAAGACCGGGGCGACGCCATGCTGGTGGGCGTATCAGACCCCACCGACCTGTTTGCCTACGATGAGATTGCGCGCCTGATCAAGAAGGGCGTCGAGCTGGCCGTGGTCAACGAGACCGAAGTGCTGGGCGCGATCGACCGCATCTACCGCCGCACCGGCGAGATCACGGGTCTGGCCCGCGAAGTCGAGGCCGACCTGGGCGACGTGTCCATCGACTTCGGCGCGCTGGCGGCCAACCCGGGCCTCGAAGAAGCGCCGATCGTCAAGCTGCTGCAATCGGTGTTCGACGATGCTGCCCAGGTGCGTGCATCGGACATCCACATCGAACCGCAGGACGGGCGCCTGCAAATTCGCTTCCGCATCGACGGCGTGCTGCATCTGCAGACCGAGGCCGACCTGAAGGTGGCCACGCCGCTGGCGCTGCGCCTCAAGCTGATGGCCGACCTGGACATTTCCGAAAAACGGTTGCCGCAGGATGGCCGCTTTGCCGTCAAGGTGCGCAACCAGCGTATCGACGTGCGTATCTCGACGATGCCGACGCAGTACGGCGAATCGGTCGTCATGCGTCTGCTGAACCAGGGCGGCACCAATCTGCGCCTGGACGCGATCGGCATGCCGGCACGCCTGGTCGAGCGTTTCCGCGCGATTGTCGCGCGCCCGAACGGGCTGGTGCTGGTGACCGGGCCGACCGGTAGCGGCAAGACGACGACGCTCTACAGCGCGCTGGCCGAACTCAATTCGGTCGAGAAAAAACTGATCACGGTCGAGGACCCGGTCGAGTACCGCCTGTCGGGCATCAACCAGGTGCAGGTCAACGACAAGATCGAACTGTCCTTCGCGCGCGTGCTGCGCTCGGCACTGCGCCAAGACCCGGACATCGTGCTGGTGGGCGAGATGCGCGACCAGGAAACGGCGCAGATCGGCCTGCGCGCCGCAATGACGGGTCACCTGGTGCTCTCGACGCTGCACACGAACGATGCCGCCAGCACGCCGCTGCGCCTGATGGACATGGGCGTGCCGCGCTACATGGTCGGTGGCTCGCTGCAGGCCGTGCTGGCCCAGCGCCTGGTGCGCGTGATCTGCGAGAGCTGCACGGTCGACTACCAGCCGGCCGCAAACGAGGTCGAGTGGCTGCGCTCCGAACTGAAGGAACTCGCCGCGACCACGCGCTTCTTCCACGGCAAAGGCTGCTCGCATTGCAATGGCACCGGCTACCGGGGCCGTACCGGCGTCTACGAATTGCTGGAAATGACGCGCGCCGTGACCGAGGCCGTCAACCATCCCGATCCGGCACACTTCCTGAAAGTGGCCCAGGCCGAGATGCGCGGCGACACGCTGCGCCGCCATGCGGTAAGCCTGGCCGTGCAGGGACGCTCGACGATCTCCGAGGCGATGCGGGTCAGTAATCAGTTCGACGATTGA
- a CDS encoding PEP-CTERM sorting domain-containing protein: protein MSIRHLVVASLLISAGAAQADVVSSTSQPAFQNGWTTGNGSSVIGSGVFGSGVSLVGGIAHNANTDLTSVLVGKASASLSQSDAQKLFVQQGIDASYVLSAGNGLLAARFGNSAAVINDGDGVKIVQGQTGQSSSGATSPVAGGAAGGGAAVGGGSGSGTGSAGGSTGGGSTGGGSAGVGASNGSAPASGGGASGGSAPVAGGSGSVDISLPPVTDETGDSNATQPVTEPVAAVPVAADPSLILPNEINEVPEPGTIALMLAGLAGVGMIGRRRKAK from the coding sequence ATGTCAATTCGCCACCTTGTTGTTGCTTCGCTTCTGATCTCCGCCGGCGCGGCCCAGGCCGATGTCGTGTCGTCGACTTCGCAGCCTGCGTTCCAGAACGGCTGGACTACGGGTAATGGTTCCAGTGTCATTGGCTCCGGCGTATTCGGTAGCGGTGTCAGCCTGGTTGGCGGCATTGCACACAATGCCAATACGGATCTGACATCGGTTCTGGTCGGCAAAGCAAGCGCCAGCCTGTCGCAATCGGATGCCCAGAAACTGTTTGTACAGCAAGGCATCGACGCCAGCTACGTGCTGAGCGCCGGTAACGGCTTGCTGGCAGCCCGCTTCGGTAACTCCGCAGCAGTCATCAACGATGGCGACGGCGTCAAGATCGTGCAAGGGCAGACCGGTCAGAGCAGCAGCGGCGCAACGTCGCCAGTGGCTGGCGGCGCGGCCGGCGGCGGCGCGGCAGTTGGTGGCGGTAGTGGCTCCGGTACCGGTTCCGCAGGCGGCTCGACTGGCGGGGGCTCGACTGGCGGCGGTTCGGCTGGCGTTGGCGCCAGCAATGGCAGCGCCCCGGCAAGCGGTGGCGGTGCGAGCGGTGGTAGCGCGCCAGTTGCCGGTGGTAGCGGCAGCGTCGACATCAGCCTGCCGCCTGTCACGGACGAGACCGGCGATAGCAATGCGACCCAGCCAGTGACGGAGCCGGTTGCAGCGGTGCCGGTCGCTGCCGATCCGAGCCTGATCCTGCCAAATGAGATCAACGAAGTGCCTGAGCCAGGTACGATCGCGTTGATGCTGGCCGGTCTGGCTGGCGTGGGCATGATCGGTCGCCGTCGCAAGGCCAAATAA
- a CDS encoding carboxy terminal-processing peptidase translates to MSAHVVTAQPEKSAAVATPPAPAKPADSAKSAAKPAGKSATPAIPADMKPIAAQTQAALWASRVLGRYHYSPVPLDDAMSAKIFDKYFEGLDSEKLYFVQADLDSFGALRTKMDDAINNEDLSAPFSIYNMYQKRFGERMAYARSLLKGNFDFSTEETMQLDREKASWAKSEDEIHDLWRKRVKNDWLRLKLAGKDDKSIRETLDKRYENYVNRIGKLNNEDVFQMFMNAYATAIEPHTNYLGPRSADNFDIAMRLSLEGIGCVLQSRDDYTIIREVVPGSPAEKSGKLKVGDRIVGVAQGNAPFTDVLGWRLDDVVALVRGEKGTTVRLDVIPGDGGVDAKHVSVSMVRNKISMEEQAAKKSIIKVKENGVERRIGVIALPTFYQDFEGRRKGEKDFRSATRDVERILVELKKEKVDNVLIDLRNNGGGSLTEAVELTGLFIDKGPVVMQRTAEGRVEVESDVKAGLAWDGPMGVLINRGSASASEIFAAAIQDYGRGLVIGEPSFGKGTVQTLIDLDRFAPGEKARYGELKMTIAQFFRINGGTTQLRGVTPDIKLPVMTDLDSFGESSYDNALPWVAIKPATYMPAGDLKELVAPLQQRHEARIAKDKDFQFLQEDIAEVLKLRKENVISLNETIRRKERDTQDARSKLREARLGGTSATPDEPVSGPGSKEKRAEAPDPTKAKKSVVAVRGAPRQDDGLQADERNLQLELAAEKAAKDAKDVMLQEAANILADEVGMLKTDMRMASRVMPYMVVAPAGGAVSATVK, encoded by the coding sequence ATGTCCGCCCATGTGGTGACCGCGCAGCCCGAGAAATCCGCTGCCGTCGCAACGCCACCGGCTCCGGCCAAGCCCGCCGATTCGGCGAAGTCTGCTGCCAAGCCCGCCGGCAAATCCGCCACCCCGGCCATTCCAGCCGACATGAAGCCGATCGCCGCCCAGACCCAGGCCGCGCTGTGGGCCTCGCGCGTGCTGGGCCGCTACCACTACAGCCCGGTCCCTCTCGACGACGCCATGTCGGCCAAGATTTTCGATAAATACTTCGAAGGCCTCGACAGCGAAAAACTGTACTTCGTGCAGGCTGACCTCGACAGCTTCGGCGCCCTGCGCACGAAGATGGACGACGCCATCAACAACGAAGACCTGAGCGCGCCATTCTCGATCTACAACATGTATCAGAAGCGCTTCGGCGAACGCATGGCGTACGCGCGTAGTCTGCTCAAGGGCAACTTCGACTTCTCGACCGAAGAAACGATGCAGCTGGACCGCGAAAAAGCATCGTGGGCCAAGAGCGAAGATGAAATCCACGATCTGTGGCGCAAGCGCGTCAAGAACGACTGGCTGCGCCTCAAGCTTGCCGGCAAGGACGATAAATCGATCCGCGAAACGCTCGACAAGCGCTACGAGAACTACGTCAACCGCATTGGCAAGCTGAACAACGAAGACGTGTTCCAGATGTTCATGAACGCGTATGCCACCGCCATCGAGCCGCACACCAACTATCTTGGCCCGCGCTCGGCCGACAACTTCGATATCGCGATGCGCCTGTCGCTCGAAGGCATCGGCTGCGTGCTGCAGTCGCGCGATGACTACACGATCATCCGCGAAGTCGTGCCTGGCAGCCCGGCTGAAAAGTCCGGCAAGCTCAAGGTTGGCGACCGCATCGTCGGCGTCGCACAGGGCAATGCACCGTTCACCGACGTGCTCGGCTGGCGTCTGGACGACGTCGTCGCGCTGGTACGCGGCGAAAAGGGCACCACGGTCCGTCTGGACGTGATTCCGGGCGACGGCGGCGTCGACGCCAAGCACGTCAGCGTGTCGATGGTCCGCAACAAGATCAGCATGGAAGAGCAGGCTGCCAAGAAGTCGATCATCAAGGTCAAGGAAAACGGCGTCGAGCGCCGCATCGGCGTGATCGCACTGCCGACCTTCTATCAAGACTTCGAAGGCCGCCGCAAGGGTGAAAAAGACTTCCGCAGCGCCACGCGCGACGTCGAGCGCATCCTGGTCGAGCTCAAGAAAGAAAAAGTCGATAACGTCCTGATCGACCTGCGCAACAACGGTGGCGGTTCGCTGACCGAGGCTGTCGAACTGACGGGCCTGTTCATCGACAAGGGCCCGGTCGTCATGCAGCGCACGGCAGAAGGCCGCGTCGAAGTCGAAAGCGACGTCAAGGCCGGGCTGGCGTGGGATGGCCCGATGGGCGTACTGATCAACCGTGGTTCGGCCTCGGCGTCCGAGATTTTCGCGGCGGCGATCCAGGATTACGGTCGCGGTCTCGTCATTGGCGAGCCGAGCTTCGGCAAGGGCACGGTCCAGACGCTGATCGACCTCGACCGCTTCGCACCGGGTGAAAAAGCCCGCTACGGCGAGCTGAAGATGACGATCGCCCAGTTCTTCCGTATCAATGGCGGCACCACGCAGCTGCGCGGCGTGACGCCGGACATCAAGCTGCCGGTCATGACCGACCTCGACAGCTTTGGCGAATCGTCGTACGACAATGCGCTGCCATGGGTGGCGATCAAGCCGGCTACCTACATGCCGGCGGGCGACCTGAAAGAACTGGTGGCGCCGCTGCAGCAACGGCATGAAGCGCGTATTGCCAAGGACAAGGACTTCCAGTTCCTGCAAGAAGACATTGCCGAAGTGCTCAAGCTGCGCAAGGAAAACGTGATTTCGCTGAACGAGACCATCCGCCGCAAGGAGCGCGATACGCAGGATGCCCGCTCGAAGCTGCGTGAAGCCCGCCTGGGCGGCACGTCGGCGACGCCGGACGAACCTGTCAGCGGTCCGGGCAGCAAGGAAAAGCGCGCCGAAGCGCCGGATCCGACCAAGGCCAAGAAGTCGGTGGTCGCCGTGCGCGGTGCGCCACGTCAGGATGACGGTCTGCAGGCAGACGAGCGCAATCTGCAGTTAGAGCTGGCAGCAGAGAAGGCGGCCAAGGATGCCAAGGACGTCATGCTGCAAGAGGCGGCCAACATCCTCGCCGATGAAGTGGGCATGCTCAAAACGGATATGCGGATGGCGTCGCGCGTGATGCCGTACATGGTCGTCGCGCCGGCCGGCGGGGCTGTCAGCGCCACCGTCAAGTAA
- a CDS encoding thymidine kinase: MAKLYFRYSAMNAGKSTALLQVAHNYEEQGQQVKLYTAAIDNRYGVGVITSRLGAQRPAEVFHADTNFLDQVENVACLLVDESQFLTAAQVSQLHQLAQLRGVPVICYGLRSDFRGEPFPGSAYLLALADDIEEIKNICTCGKKATMNIRVDEQGRRIREGEQVSIGGNESYRQACGRCFYAR, from the coding sequence GTGGCCAAACTTTATTTCAGGTACTCGGCGATGAACGCCGGCAAATCGACGGCCCTGTTACAGGTCGCGCACAACTACGAAGAGCAGGGCCAGCAGGTCAAGCTCTACACGGCAGCCATCGACAACCGCTACGGCGTTGGCGTGATCACGTCGCGCCTGGGCGCGCAGCGGCCGGCCGAAGTCTTTCACGCAGACACCAACTTTCTTGACCAGGTCGAGAACGTGGCCTGCCTGCTGGTGGACGAGTCGCAATTCTTGACAGCGGCCCAGGTCAGCCAGCTGCACCAGCTGGCCCAGCTGCGCGGCGTGCCCGTGATCTGCTACGGCCTGCGCAGCGATTTTCGCGGCGAGCCATTCCCCGGCTCGGCCTATCTGCTGGCGCTGGCCGACGATATCGAGGAAATCAAGAACATCTGCACCTGCGGCAAGAAGGCGACGATGAATATCCGCGTCGACGAGCAGGGCCGCCGTATCCGCGAAGGCGAGCAGGTCAGTATCGGCGGCAACGAAAGCTACCGCCAGGCGTGCGGGCGCTGCTTCTACGCACGCTGA